Proteins co-encoded in one uncultured Draconibacterium sp. genomic window:
- a CDS encoding NAD kinase, whose amino-acid sequence MKVAVFGTLVSDDFVPVLQEFFAFLRTENIEVQLYKPFYSHLVEELNSSTYYTSFFHSYSDFDPDNDFVFSVGGDGTFLQSVLNIRNFDIPVIGLNGGRLGFLADISEDQVHNALESIFSNNYKIVERSMLEIEFSNQENIDFNYALNEMTVLKTDNSSMLNVTARIDGEFLNNYWADGLIIATPTGSTAYSLSVGGPILTPNSANFVITPLAPHNLTIRPIVVPDTCEIELTVEGRGTNYLTSLDSRSFAVEFSTKIKVKKAGFKLKTLQLPEQPFFNTLRSKLMWGMDRRNYNS is encoded by the coding sequence GTGAAAGTTGCAGTATTTGGGACGCTGGTTTCCGATGATTTTGTTCCTGTTTTGCAGGAGTTTTTTGCTTTTTTACGCACAGAAAATATCGAAGTACAATTATACAAGCCTTTTTATTCTCACTTGGTTGAAGAGTTGAACAGTTCAACGTATTATACCTCGTTTTTTCATTCGTATTCCGATTTTGACCCCGATAATGATTTTGTTTTTAGTGTTGGGGGGGATGGAACATTTCTGCAGTCAGTATTGAATATTCGTAATTTCGATATTCCCGTAATTGGGCTGAACGGCGGACGTTTAGGATTTCTGGCCGATATTTCAGAAGACCAGGTGCATAATGCTCTCGAAAGTATTTTCAGTAATAACTATAAAATTGTAGAGCGTTCGATGCTGGAGATTGAGTTTTCGAATCAGGAAAATATAGATTTTAATTATGCATTAAATGAAATGACGGTGCTGAAGACAGATAACTCTTCCATGTTGAATGTTACCGCGCGTATTGACGGGGAGTTTCTGAATAATTATTGGGCCGATGGCTTGATAATTGCCACACCAACAGGCTCGACGGCTTACTCTTTAAGCGTTGGCGGGCCAATTCTAACACCTAATTCGGCCAACTTTGTAATTACACCACTGGCTCCTCACAACTTAACGATACGCCCGATTGTAGTGCCCGACACCTGCGAAATTGAACTTACCGTTGAAGGCCGGGGAACCAATTATCTGACTTCGCTCGATTCGCGTTCGTTTGCTGTGGAATTTTCTACCAAAATAAAAGTGAAAAAAGCCGGGTTTAAACTTAAAACATTACAACTGCCCGAGCAACCGTTTTTTAATACCTTACGTAGTAAGCTAATGTGGGGAATGGACCGCAGAAACTACAATTCATAG
- a CDS encoding Gfo/Idh/MocA family oxidoreductase → MQKIHVGFIGAGGIARAHVYAIQALKFYYNEVPEIVLESVASARKKSREAFAQQMGFEKAQSVEEFAKNDKIEAVFILGPNKVHFEHFKLALQMPHVKYIYIEKPVCSSLEEEEQMKKLLETAGQEVRIQVGFQYLQTSSVREGLKFLRSGKIGKPIHFDLKYYHGDYLQESYRKKRVTRLTPAPDGGAMADLGSHGISLLMAFMGEELQITSGLQAGDFDGVPAGSDLFSSLSLYEPKTGAVGNMSASRISSGSGDLVSLEIYAENGAFRYSSQNPEYFEYYIEGSNQWIKQVVGSNYKPVTSFPSGHVPPGWLRSMVHAHYQFFTGDDVEAVIADLKHGLAVQRIVRETADHLQQFRENFKNDK, encoded by the coding sequence ATGCAAAAAATACATGTTGGTTTTATTGGAGCAGGCGGAATTGCCCGTGCACATGTTTATGCAATTCAGGCGCTGAAGTTTTATTATAACGAGGTGCCGGAAATCGTTTTGGAGTCGGTTGCTTCGGCAAGAAAGAAAAGTCGCGAAGCGTTTGCCCAACAAATGGGATTTGAAAAGGCACAATCTGTCGAGGAATTTGCAAAGAATGATAAAATTGAAGCGGTATTTATTTTAGGGCCGAACAAAGTGCATTTCGAGCACTTTAAACTGGCGCTGCAAATGCCGCATGTAAAATATATATATATTGAAAAACCGGTTTGTTCTTCATTGGAAGAGGAAGAACAAATGAAAAAGCTGCTGGAAACTGCCGGTCAGGAAGTTCGTATTCAGGTGGGATTTCAATATTTACAGACTTCATCAGTTCGCGAAGGATTGAAATTCTTGCGCTCGGGGAAAATTGGAAAGCCGATTCATTTCGATCTGAAATATTATCACGGTGATTATTTACAGGAAAGCTACCGCAAAAAACGTGTTACACGCTTAACTCCTGCGCCTGATGGCGGTGCGATGGCTGATTTGGGATCGCATGGAATCAGTCTGCTGATGGCTTTTATGGGCGAGGAGCTGCAAATAACAAGTGGTTTGCAGGCCGGTGATTTTGACGGTGTGCCTGCCGGGTCAGATTTGTTTAGTTCGCTCTCGTTGTATGAACCTAAAACCGGTGCCGTTGGAAACATGTCGGCCAGTAGGATAAGTTCAGGTTCCGGCGATTTGGTGTCGTTGGAAATTTATGCCGAAAATGGTGCATTTAGATATTCATCGCAAAATCCGGAATACTTTGAATATTATATTGAAGGTTCAAATCAGTGGATAAAACAAGTGGTTGGCAGCAACTATAAACCGGTTACGAGTTTTCCTTCGGGGCATGTTCCGCCGGGATGGTTGCGTTCGATGGTGCATGCGCATTACCAGTTCTTCACAGGTGATGATGTGGAGGCGGTAATTGCCGATTTAAAACACGGTTTGGCCGTTCAGCGTATTGTTCGCGAAACGGCAGATCATTTACAACAATTCAGAGAAAACTTTAAGAATGACAAATAG
- a CDS encoding CBS domain-containing protein: MAEKLISDVIPSVSSSETGRKALSHMDVYRVSHIPVVDDTKYLGLVSDKLIYDLNLVETEISEALDKLNTTHAHKDQHIFELAIVMYKLKISVLPVLDVDHYYLGAITLYDLARRFASLFSLQDVGGVLVIEMNVSDYSISQISQIVESNDVKILSFFIDRKPGENVLDVILKLDSEELSGVVQALMRYDYNVKAIYQDRSMLNDLYQDRYDQFMKFMNI, translated from the coding sequence TTGGCAGAAAAATTAATATCAGATGTAATTCCGTCGGTAAGCAGTTCTGAGACGGGGCGTAAAGCGTTGAGTCATATGGATGTTTATCGCGTTTCGCATATTCCGGTAGTTGACGATACAAAATACCTGGGACTTGTTTCCGATAAATTAATTTACGATTTGAATCTGGTAGAAACTGAAATTTCGGAAGCGTTAGATAAGTTGAATACAACACATGCCCATAAAGATCAGCACATTTTCGAGCTGGCAATTGTAATGTATAAACTAAAAATTAGTGTTTTGCCTGTGCTTGATGTAGATCATTATTACCTGGGAGCAATTACATTGTATGATTTAGCTCGGCGTTTTGCCAGCCTGTTTTCGCTGCAAGACGTAGGGGGTGTACTGGTTATCGAGATGAATGTAAGCGATTATTCCATCTCGCAAATCAGCCAGATTGTGGAAAGTAATGATGTGAAGATACTCAGCTTCTTTATCGATCGTAAACCCGGAGAAAATGTTTTGGATGTGATATTAAAACTTGATTCGGAAGAACTATCCGGCGTGGTTCAGGCATTGATGCGTTACGATTATAATGTGAAAGCCATTTATCAGGATCGGTCGATGTTGAATGATCTGTACCAGGATCGTTACGACCAGTTTATGAAATTTATGAATATTTAA
- a CDS encoding DUF6089 family protein produces MRKLVLVFVTVLLTVSVHAQKTADIGIWGGTLTSVHGDMDEDAPFQSFNLNFGAYFRYNFNARVAMRAMFLTGKFASEGTVESAPWEFDKSVKDLSLQVEINYLRYILGKKKLKFSPYVTFGIGVAFFPYTFTSGRLATDPLGPAGILGFNPVHPVLDELEDGETGFEESVTTPTIPFGIGFKYTIGDRFGLGVEYQMRKYMSDKLDDLDDPLAYRIGAETISYNDGSHNNDWAGYFGVHLTYMIYIGKKACPAYDAKNW; encoded by the coding sequence ATGAGGAAATTAGTATTGGTGTTTGTTACAGTTTTGCTGACTGTTTCAGTACATGCACAAAAAACAGCTGACATCGGAATCTGGGGAGGTACGTTAACATCGGTACATGGCGACATGGATGAAGATGCCCCGTTTCAATCGTTCAATTTAAATTTTGGAGCTTATTTCAGATATAATTTTAATGCCCGTGTTGCCATGCGCGCCATGTTTCTTACTGGCAAATTTGCCAGCGAAGGAACAGTAGAAAGCGCACCATGGGAGTTTGATAAATCGGTAAAAGATTTAAGTTTGCAGGTAGAAATTAATTATCTGAGGTATATTTTGGGTAAAAAGAAACTAAAGTTTAGTCCGTATGTTACTTTTGGAATTGGTGTAGCATTTTTTCCTTACACATTTACATCGGGAAGATTGGCGACTGATCCGTTAGGACCGGCAGGAATTTTAGGATTTAATCCGGTTCATCCCGTTCTGGATGAATTAGAAGATGGTGAAACTGGATTCGAAGAGTCGGTAACAACGCCTACCATTCCGTTTGGAATTGGATTTAAATATACCATTGGCGATCGTTTTGGATTAGGCGTAGAATACCAGATGCGCAAATATATGAGCGATAAATTGGATGATTTGGATGATCCGCTGGCATATAGAATAGGTGCCGAAACCATCAGTTATAACGATGGTTCGCATAATAACGACTGGGCAGGATATTTTGGGGTACACCTCACATATATGATATATATAGGGAAAAAGGCTTGTCCGGCCTACGATGCTAAAAATTGGTAA
- the bamA gene encoding outer membrane protein assembly factor BamA, with translation MTRIKRPLVAFLFLFAAFVPQLFAQEADSTNFSIYYSSARNYTIADVQVSGIRYLDKNVLIQLSGLKVGDEIMVPGDAITVAIKKLWQQGLFSDVKIQATKIVGNQIWLDIYLQEQPRLGDVNFYGVSKSEKDDITEKVLLLRGSQITDHQVNSAERTIMNLFHGKGFLNTEVNIVQRDDTTQNNSVILDIYVDKKEKVKVNNIDIIGNEALPDVTVERAMKKTNERSFRNFFKTKKFLQEEYDKDKANIIDKYNEKGYRDAIIVDDSVYQVEVGLKNKPRVNIDIDVEEGDKYYFGDIRWVGNTVYPSDYLDLRLGIKKGDVFNQKILDKRLFDNEEGLNNLYLDRGYLFFDLNPVEVNVDGDTINYEMQIVEGEQATINEVRIVGNTKTHEHVARRELRTYPGDLFSKTLLMRSYRELAQLGHFDPESINPDVQPHPEDGTVDIEYQLQEKANDQIELSGGWGAGMFVGSVGLKFANFSVRNIFNKEAWRPLPTGDGQTLSVRYQTSGKYYRTVSLSFIEPWLGGKKPNSFSVSLSHSRIDYSANRYTPRYNPYSYGGGYGGSYLPNYSGGYSPYSIGGYNSYPQYDYNYNSEKDNEDDKQIWETTALALGYGYRLSWPDDWFTVYHEISLEHYNLRNMGSMFYFMADENGQVNGTFNNLSFKTVFGRSSVDNPLYSRKGSNFSLALKMTPPYSLINGKDYSDENMTNKERYKWIEYHKWLFKGDWYTPLTNPNGEHTLVLRTALEMGFLGYFDSGRKSPFEGFIVGGSGMSGYNMYGNDYIALRGYQDYSLSPRNGSNMYSKFTTELRFPITLKPSATIYALAFMEAGNAGVSFQNYVPFDLHRSAGLGVRIFLPMFGLMGIDWGYGFDDIPGVPDAAGSQFHFVIGQQF, from the coding sequence ATGACTAGAATCAAAAGACCATTAGTCGCCTTTTTATTCCTTTTTGCAGCGTTTGTACCACAACTTTTTGCACAAGAAGCCGACAGTACAAACTTTTCAATTTACTATTCAAGTGCACGCAATTATACCATTGCCGATGTACAGGTTTCCGGAATTCGCTATTTGGATAAAAATGTACTTATCCAGCTATCGGGTTTAAAAGTAGGCGATGAAATAATGGTGCCGGGAGATGCAATAACAGTTGCAATAAAAAAGCTTTGGCAACAAGGCCTGTTTTCTGATGTGAAAATACAAGCAACCAAAATTGTCGGAAATCAGATTTGGTTGGATATTTACCTGCAGGAGCAGCCTCGTTTGGGGGATGTGAATTTTTATGGCGTTTCAAAATCGGAAAAGGACGACATTACCGAAAAGGTTTTACTCTTACGTGGAAGTCAAATCACCGATCACCAGGTAAACAGTGCCGAGCGTACCATAATGAATCTTTTCCACGGAAAGGGGTTTCTTAATACTGAGGTTAATATTGTTCAGCGCGACGATACCACCCAAAACAACAGCGTAATTCTGGATATTTACGTTGACAAAAAAGAAAAGGTAAAGGTTAATAATATCGACATTATTGGCAACGAGGCGCTTCCGGATGTTACAGTTGAACGTGCCATGAAGAAGACAAACGAAAGGTCGTTCCGAAATTTCTTTAAAACTAAAAAATTCCTTCAGGAAGAATACGATAAAGATAAGGCGAACATAATTGATAAATACAACGAAAAGGGTTATCGTGATGCGATTATTGTTGACGATTCGGTTTATCAGGTAGAAGTAGGGCTAAAGAATAAACCCCGGGTAAATATCGATATAGACGTTGAAGAAGGAGATAAATACTACTTTGGCGATATTCGCTGGGTGGGTAACACCGTTTATCCTTCCGACTATCTCGATTTGCGTTTGGGAATTAAGAAAGGAGACGTATTTAATCAAAAGATATTGGATAAACGCCTGTTTGATAACGAAGAAGGTTTGAATAATCTTTATCTCGACAGAGGGTACCTGTTTTTCGATCTCAATCCTGTTGAAGTAAATGTGGACGGTGATACCATCAATTATGAAATGCAAATTGTAGAGGGTGAACAGGCAACAATTAACGAAGTGCGTATTGTGGGTAACACCAAAACTCACGAACATGTTGCCCGTCGTGAACTTCGTACCTATCCGGGAGATCTTTTCAGTAAAACATTATTAATGCGTTCGTACAGGGAATTGGCGCAGCTCGGACACTTTGATCCGGAATCTATCAATCCTGATGTACAGCCGCACCCCGAAGATGGGACTGTAGATATTGAATATCAACTTCAGGAAAAAGCAAACGACCAAATCGAGCTTTCCGGTGGTTGGGGGGCAGGTATGTTTGTGGGATCGGTAGGTTTGAAATTTGCCAACTTCTCGGTTCGTAACATTTTTAATAAAGAAGCCTGGCGACCGCTACCTACCGGCGATGGTCAAACACTGAGTGTACGTTATCAAACAAGTGGTAAGTATTATCGTACCGTGAGTTTGTCGTTTATTGAGCCATGGCTAGGAGGTAAAAAGCCTAACTCATTCTCAGTGTCGTTATCTCACTCGCGAATTGATTATAGTGCCAACAGATATACCCCACGCTATAATCCATATAGTTATGGTGGTGGTTATGGTGGAAGTTATTTGCCCAATTATAGCGGAGGTTATTCGCCATATAGTATAGGTGGTTATAATTCTTATCCACAATATGATTATAACTACAATTCGGAAAAAGACAATGAAGATGATAAACAGATATGGGAAACCACTGCATTAGCTTTAGGATATGGTTATCGTTTATCGTGGCCAGATGACTGGTTTACTGTTTATCACGAAATTTCGTTAGAACATTACAACCTGCGCAATATGGGAAGTATGTTCTATTTTATGGCCGACGAAAACGGACAGGTGAACGGAACATTTAATAACCTGAGTTTTAAAACCGTTTTCGGACGTAGTTCGGTTGATAATCCGTTGTATTCAAGAAAGGGGTCAAATTTTTCATTAGCGTTAAAGATGACTCCACCTTACTCATTGATAAATGGTAAAGATTATTCGGATGAGAACATGACTAATAAAGAGCGATATAAATGGATTGAATACCATAAATGGTTGTTTAAGGGAGACTGGTACACGCCGTTAACAAACCCTAACGGAGAACATACGCTGGTGTTAAGAACAGCACTTGAAATGGGATTCCTGGGGTATTTCGATTCAGGTCGTAAATCTCCTTTCGAAGGCTTTATTGTTGGTGGTTCCGGTATGTCGGGCTATAATATGTATGGTAACGATTATATTGCACTGCGTGGTTATCAAGATTACAGTTTGAGTCCACGAAACGGCTCGAATATGTATTCCAAGTTCACTACAGAACTTCGTTTCCCAATTACATTGAAACCGAGTGCTACTATTTATGCACTAGCTTTCATGGAGGCAGGAAACGCCGGAGTCAGTTTCCAGAATTACGTGCCGTTTGATTTACATCGATCAGCCGGGCTTGGGGTACGTATATTTTTGCCAATGTTTGGTTTGATGGGAATTGACTGGGGATACGGATTTGATGATATACCTGGTGTACCTGATGCTGCGGGTAGTCAGTTCCACTTTGTAATTGGTCAACAATTCTAG
- a CDS encoding pyridoxine 5'-phosphate synthase: MTRLSVNINKIATLRNSRGGKVPSVKEATINCQKFGAQGITIHPRPDERHITRKDVYEIKPLITTEFNIEGYPSEDFLKMVIEVQADQVTLVPDTDAQLTSDHGWDTWKNLGFLKDVIARLQEAGIRTSIFVDPDEKAVEGAAEIKTDRIELYTEPYATLFPIDHAKAIEPFVDAAKIAANLGIDVNAGHDLSLENLNYMYRKIPNLKEVSIGHALIADALYLGLETTIQKYLDCLK; the protein is encoded by the coding sequence ATGACCAGACTTAGTGTAAATATAAATAAAATTGCAACACTGCGAAACTCTCGTGGTGGCAAAGTGCCCAGTGTAAAAGAGGCCACAATCAATTGTCAAAAATTTGGTGCCCAAGGAATTACCATTCATCCACGCCCCGATGAGCGACACATTACACGCAAAGATGTTTACGAGATAAAACCACTGATAACCACCGAATTTAACATTGAAGGTTACCCTAGTGAAGATTTCTTGAAAATGGTTATTGAAGTGCAGGCCGATCAGGTTACTTTGGTTCCGGATACCGATGCTCAATTAACCAGCGATCATGGCTGGGACACATGGAAAAATCTTGGTTTTCTGAAGGATGTAATTGCCCGTTTGCAGGAAGCTGGGATTCGCACTTCCATTTTTGTTGATCCCGATGAAAAAGCTGTTGAAGGTGCTGCAGAAATTAAAACCGACCGCATTGAATTGTACACCGAACCTTATGCAACGCTTTTTCCAATCGACCATGCAAAAGCAATTGAGCCATTTGTTGATGCAGCCAAAATAGCGGCAAATTTGGGTATCGATGTAAATGCCGGTCACGATTTAAGTTTGGAAAACCTGAATTACATGTACCGTAAAATTCCTAACTTAAAAGAAGTTTCAATCGGTCATGCACTAATTGCTGATGCACTTTATTTAGGTTTGGAGACCACCATACAGAAATACCTCGACTGCCTGAAATAA
- the malQ gene encoding 4-alpha-glucanotransferase yields MTNRKSGILLHITSLPGQEGVGTLGKEAYAFVDFLEESGQKLWQILPLGPVGAGNSPYQCYSAFAGNPVLIDLELLLEEDLLNVADFQTLPSFKKTKVEFDNVSTWKSSMLKKAFQQFQENKFDYFRDEYYHFLDEHSWWLDDYALFISAREYFGGLHWSEWDRGIKFREPEAITNLSEKLEQQIAFEKFVQFMFFRQWHRLKRYANDKGIHIVGDVPLYVSGDSSDVWTNTDIFLLDDELNPTDVGGVPPDYFSETGQLWGNPVFNWQRLKERNYDWWMARLHFNLNMFNLVRIDHFRGLESFWSVPADEETAINGRWVPAHGYEMLSLIKSQVGVLPFIAEDLGIITPEVDLLRERFNLPGMKVLQFAFTTDATNRDLPHNYERNYVVYSGTHDNNTSLGWLNAVEGEEKKLVEKYVSKENATRHIMEMALASVADTAILPMQDVLELDEKSRMNTPGTANGNWGWRFQWKQLKAGQKTFLKEATEKYNR; encoded by the coding sequence ATGACAAATAGAAAAAGCGGAATTTTGCTGCATATAACCTCGCTGCCTGGGCAGGAAGGTGTTGGTACGTTGGGTAAAGAGGCCTATGCCTTTGTTGATTTTCTGGAGGAGAGCGGTCAGAAACTCTGGCAGATACTTCCGCTTGGGCCGGTTGGCGCGGGAAACTCGCCTTACCAGTGCTACTCTGCTTTTGCCGGAAACCCGGTGTTGATTGATTTGGAGTTGCTTTTAGAAGAGGATTTACTAAATGTTGCTGACTTTCAAACATTGCCATCTTTCAAAAAAACGAAGGTGGAATTCGATAATGTTTCAACATGGAAAAGCTCGATGTTAAAAAAGGCTTTTCAGCAATTTCAGGAAAATAAATTTGATTATTTTCGAGACGAGTATTACCATTTTTTGGATGAACATAGCTGGTGGTTAGACGATTATGCCTTGTTTATTTCGGCGCGTGAGTATTTTGGTGGTTTGCACTGGAGCGAATGGGATCGCGGAATAAAATTCAGAGAGCCGGAAGCCATAACCAATCTTTCAGAAAAACTGGAACAGCAGATCGCTTTTGAGAAATTTGTTCAGTTTATGTTTTTCAGGCAGTGGCACCGGTTAAAGCGTTATGCCAACGACAAGGGAATTCATATTGTTGGCGATGTGCCACTTTATGTTTCCGGTGATAGTTCGGATGTTTGGACAAATACCGATATTTTTCTTTTAGACGATGAGTTGAATCCAACAGACGTGGGAGGTGTTCCTCCTGATTATTTCTCGGAAACAGGGCAGTTGTGGGGAAATCCTGTGTTTAACTGGCAGCGTTTGAAAGAGCGTAATTACGACTGGTGGATGGCACGCCTGCATTTTAACCTGAACATGTTTAACCTGGTGCGTATCGATCATTTTCGCGGACTGGAATCGTTTTGGTCGGTTCCGGCTGATGAAGAAACTGCCATTAACGGCAGATGGGTGCCTGCGCATGGTTACGAAATGCTGAGTTTGATAAAAAGCCAGGTCGGTGTTTTGCCTTTTATTGCCGAGGATCTGGGGATAATTACGCCGGAAGTGGATCTTTTGCGCGAACGCTTTAATCTGCCGGGAATGAAGGTTCTGCAGTTTGCTTTTACCACCGATGCTACTAATAGAGATTTGCCACATAATTACGAACGAAATTACGTGGTATATTCTGGTACACACGATAATAACACCTCATTAGGTTGGCTAAATGCTGTGGAAGGAGAAGAAAAGAAGCTGGTTGAAAAGTACGTTTCGAAAGAGAATGCGACAAGGCATATTATGGAAATGGCTTTGGCATCGGTAGCCGACACTGCAATTTTGCCCATGCAGGATGTGTTGGAGTTAGACGAAAAATCGCGGATGAACACTCCGGGAACAGCAAACGGAAACTGGGGATGGCGATTTCAGTGGAAACAATTGAAAGCGGGGCAGAAGACGTTTTTGAAAGAGGCTACAGAGAAGTATAACCGGTGA
- a CDS encoding isoprenyl transferase codes for MKTVDRLDSNNIPKHIAIIMDGNGRWAAKHGKPRVMGHENGVESVRSVVKGAGEIGVKHLTLYAFSTENWDRPKEEVEALMALLVHAIEAETQELNKNNVRLSVIGCVDVMPENVQAKLQGCVDALKNNTGLNLVLALSYSGRWDVLNAVKKLADDLAENKITQEKINNELFQNYLSTSELPDPELMIRTSGEYRISNFLLWQIAYSELYFTSKLWPDFRKEDLFEAIIDYQNRERRFGKTSEQLTS; via the coding sequence ATGAAAACAGTTGACAGATTAGATAGCAATAATATTCCAAAGCATATTGCCATTATTATGGATGGCAACGGAAGGTGGGCCGCTAAACATGGCAAACCCCGTGTTATGGGGCACGAGAATGGCGTTGAGTCTGTTCGTTCAGTAGTAAAGGGAGCCGGCGAAATTGGTGTAAAACACCTTACTCTTTATGCATTTTCTACCGAAAACTGGGACCGCCCAAAAGAAGAAGTTGAAGCACTTATGGCGCTTTTGGTGCATGCCATTGAGGCCGAAACGCAGGAGCTAAACAAGAACAATGTGAGGCTAAGCGTTATTGGCTGTGTTGATGTGATGCCCGAAAATGTGCAGGCCAAGCTTCAGGGCTGTGTTGATGCATTAAAAAATAATACCGGGTTAAACCTGGTGTTGGCATTAAGTTACAGCGGAAGATGGGATGTGCTTAATGCCGTAAAAAAACTGGCCGATGATTTGGCCGAGAACAAGATTACACAAGAAAAAATAAATAACGAACTGTTCCAGAATTATTTGTCTACATCGGAATTACCTGATCCGGAGCTAATGATAAGAACCAGCGGCGAATATCGGATTAGTAACTTTTTGTTGTGGCAGATAGCTTACTCTGAATTGTATTTTACTAGTAAATTATGGCCCGATTTTAGAAAAGAAGATTTATTTGAAGCCATTATTGATTATCAGAACAGAGAGAGAAGATTTGGAAAAACAAGTGAACAGTTAACGAGCTAA
- a CDS encoding OmpH family outer membrane protein has protein sequence MKKIILSIAVIFSVTLFANAQKYAFIDSEYIMENIPSFNAAQEQLNQLSSQYQKELESMHAEIEQMYQDFQAESVLLSEDMKRKREDVIITKEKDYKTLQRKYFGPSGDLFKKRQGLIKPIQDDIFNAVQEIATDGSYAVIFDKAGDATLFYTNPRYDLSDEVLRKLGYK, from the coding sequence ATGAAGAAAATTATTTTATCGATTGCAGTAATATTTTCAGTAACGTTATTTGCAAATGCTCAAAAATACGCTTTTATCGACTCGGAGTATATTATGGAAAACATTCCATCGTTTAATGCTGCTCAGGAGCAACTGAATCAGTTGTCGTCGCAATACCAGAAAGAACTGGAATCGATGCATGCTGAGATTGAACAAATGTATCAGGATTTTCAGGCCGAAAGTGTACTCTTGTCTGAAGATATGAAACGCAAGCGCGAGGATGTAATTATTACAAAAGAAAAAGATTATAAAACATTGCAACGTAAGTATTTTGGACCAAGTGGCGACCTTTTCAAAAAACGTCAGGGATTGATTAAACCTATTCAGGACGACATCTTTAACGCTGTTCAGGAAATAGCTACCGATGGTAGTTATGCCGTGATTTTTGATAAGGCTGGCGATGCTACTTTATTTTATACCAACCCACGTTACGATCTGAGCGATGAAGTGCTTAGAAAACTGGGGTATAAATAA
- a CDS encoding alpha/beta fold hydrolase — protein MDLYYRKTGSGSPLVIIHGLYGSSDNWMNISKRLDEKYTVYLIDQRNHGRSGFADSHTYNDMRDDLTEFFEKHNIKKATILGHSMGGKTAMWFAADFPEKVEKLVIADIAPKDYLQLKDESQFYLHQNILLAMQDIDFSMVKSRNDVDDFLAEKIDDERIRMFLLKNVAKNKKTKQFQWRVNAEVLYDYLEEIVSGVNIHWLDDRIPITAYPVIFIQGLLSKYIQDEDKELIKEIYPEARIVDIPEAGHWLHAEQPQKFAEAVFLCC, from the coding sequence ATGGATTTATATTACAGAAAAACAGGCAGTGGATCGCCACTGGTAATTATACATGGGCTATACGGATCGTCGGATAACTGGATGAACATCTCCAAACGACTGGACGAAAAGTACACCGTTTACTTAATTGACCAAAGAAATCATGGGCGATCAGGATTTGCCGACTCGCATACATACAACGATATGCGCGACGATCTGACAGAATTCTTCGAAAAACACAACATCAAAAAAGCTACCATCCTGGGGCACAGTATGGGCGGGAAAACAGCCATGTGGTTTGCTGCCGATTTCCCTGAAAAAGTTGAAAAACTGGTAATTGCCGATATCGCGCCAAAAGATTATCTGCAGCTAAAAGATGAGAGTCAGTTTTACCTGCACCAGAATATTTTGCTGGCCATGCAGGACATCGATTTTTCGATGGTGAAATCACGTAACGATGTGGATGATTTTTTGGCTGAAAAGATTGATGATGAACGCATCAGAATGTTCCTGTTGAAGAATGTGGCGAAAAACAAAAAAACCAAACAATTTCAATGGCGGGTAAATGCCGAAGTCCTCTACGATTACCTGGAAGAAATTGTAAGCGGTGTTAATATTCACTGGCTCGACGATCGTATTCCGATAACTGCGTACCCGGTAATTTTTATCCAGGGTTTGCTTTCGAAATACATTCAGGACGAAGACAAAGAATTGATAAAAGAAATTTATCCGGAAGCCCGGATTGTTGATATTCCTGAAGCCGGACACTGGCTACACGCCGAACAACCACAAAAGTTTGCTGAAGCTGTTTTTTTGTGTTGTTGA